Genomic window (Salinibacterium sp. M195):
GTGCTGTTCGGTGGATGCCACATTCGCGAAGTACTTCACGAACTGGAACTGAGCATCCGATCCAGCTTCAGCACTCTGAGCGAGACCCCAGAGCGTGTCGCCGATCTTCTCGATCGTAGCGGCACGACGCTCAGGAGCAACGTACTGCTTAGCAACCAGAACCAGCTGCGCGAGCGTGGTGCGGATGGTGGTCGACTCGGTCTCCGACGCAATGTTGCCGAGAACCAGGGCAACATAATCGCTGGCCGGAGTCTCAGCATCGCGAGCAGCATCCCACGCGGCACCCCACACGATGGCGCGAGCCAGCGGGTCAGTGATGTCCGAGAGGTGCTTCATCGCCACAGCAAGCGAGGAGTCGTCAAGACGAATCTTCGCGTACGCGAGGTCGTCATCGTTGATCAGGATGAGGTCGGGGCGCTTCGTGCCCACAAGCTCAGGAACCTCGGTGCGCTCGCCCTCAACATCGATCTCGACGCGGTGGTGACGAACAAGCTTGCCGTCCTGCAGCGAGTAGTAACCGATAGCCAGACGGTGCGGGCGAATCGTGGGGTAGTCCTCGGCGGCGGTCTGAACGATCGCGAAGCTTTCGACGGTTCCGTCTTCAGCGGTCACAACATCCGGACGCAGCGTGTTCACACCAGCGGTCTCAAGCCACAGCTTGCTCCACTCCATGAGCTCGCGGCCACTGGTCTTCTCCAGCTCAACCAGCAGGTCCTTGAGCTCAGTGTTGCCGAAGGCATGCTTCTTGAAGTACGCGGCAACGCCGGCCATGAACGCTTCGAGACCAACCCAGGCCACGAGCTGCTTGAGAATCGAGCCACCCTTGGCGTAGGTGATGCCGTCGAAGTTGACGAGAACGTCATCGAGGTCATTGATCGAGGCGTAGACGGGGTGAGTCGAAGGAAGCTGGTCCTGCTTGTAAGCCCAGCTCTTCTCCATGGCCTGGAACGTGGTCCACGCTTCGGTCCACTCGGTGGCTTCAGCGGTCGCGATGGTCGATGCCCACTCAGCGAACGACTCGTTCAGCCAGAGGTCATTCCACCACTTCATGGTGACGAGGTCGCCGAACCACATGTGAGCCAGCTCGTGCAAGATCGTGACGACGCGACGTTCCTTGATGGCGTCGGTCACCTTCGAACGGAACACGTAGGTCTCGGTGAACGTGACAGCGCCAGCGTTCTCCATGGCACCCGCGTTGAACTCGGGCACGAACATCTGGTCGTACTTCTCGAAGGGGTACGGGTACTGGAAGTGCTTCTCGAAGAACTCGAAACCCTGCTTGGTCTTCTCGAAAATGTAGTCAGCATCAAGGTGCTCGCTCAGCGACGCACGCGTGAAGATACCGAGCGGGATGACGCGGCCGTCGCTCGAGGTGAGCTCGTCGCGAACCTCGGCATACGGGCCAGCCACGATCGCGGTGATGTAGCTCGACATGATCTGAGTGGGTGGAAATTCCCACGTGGCGTTCTCGCCATCCACGACAGGCTCTGGGGTTGGTGAGTTGCTGATCATGGCCCAGCGTGCCGGTGCGGTCACCGTGAACTGGAACGTCGCCTTGAGGTCAGGCTGCTCGAACACAGCGAAAACGCGACGCGAATCCGGCACCTCGAACTGCGAGTAGAGGTAGACCTCTTCGTCAACAGGGTCAACGAAGCGGTGCAGACCCTCACCGGTGTTGGTGTATTCGGCATCCGCCACAACCTCAAGAACGTTGTTCTCGGCGAGGTTGTCGAGCTGGATGCGCACACCATCGTTCACGGCAGCAACATCGAGAGCGGTGCCATTGAGCGTGACCGAATCCACCGTGCGGGTGATCGAATCAATGAACGTGGATGCGCCAGCAGTGGCGGTGAAGCGAACAGTCGTGCTGCTCTTAAACGTCTCAGGCCCCGTCGTGAGGTCAAGGGCAATCTCGTAGCTGTCAACGTTGACAATCGCTTTGCGTTCTTGCGCTTCAACTCGGGTGAGGTTCTCTCCGGGCACGTACAACTCCTTCGTTTTGGGGCGGTTTGTGGCCGCACCCAACTAGCTTATGCCGCGTCTCCTCAATGTCAGCCCTACCACTCGAATGCGACCGTAGACTGGACGAATGCGCATCCATATTGCCACCGATCATGCCGGCCTCGAGTTCAGTGCCACCCTGCAGCAGCACCTCACGGATGCCGGTCACGAAGTGATCGATCACGGTCCTGCTCAGTATGATGCGCTCGACGATTACCCCGGGTTCTGCATCGCCGCCGCCCGTGGTGTTGCTGCCGACCAGACCGCTGATGTTGACGCGCTTGGTGTTGTGTTCGGTGGGTCGGGAAACGGTGAGCAGATTGCCGCAAACAAGGTGAAGGGCATCCGTGCCGCCCTCGTCTGGAACGACTCGACTGCCGCCTTGGCGCGCCAACACAACGACGCCAACGTCATCTCTATTGGCGCCCGCCAGCACACCGTCGACGAGGCCACGCGCTTCATCGACCTCTTCATTGCCGAGCCCTTCTCGGGCGACGAGCGTCACGCCCGCCGCATTGCTCAGCTCGCCGAGTACGAGACGACAGGCGCCATCGCAGCGCACCCCTTCGACAACTAATGCCTGAGGGGCATTCCGTACATCGCATCGCGCGCCAGTTCGCGCTGCACTTCGTCGGCAAGACAGTCGCCGTGTCGTCTCCGCAAGGCCGCTTTGCTGCGGGAGCCGAACGCATCGATGGACTTCGGATGCTCAGTGCCAAAGCCGTCGGCAAGCAGATGTTCCTCGAATTCGAGCACGACCGCTGGCTGCGCGTGCACCTCGGGCTCTACGGAGCCTGGGATTTCGCCGGCAACTTCACCGCCGACGCGACCACGGCATCCGCTGCTGGGCGCATGGGGCAGACGAACCAGCACGGCACTGTCGTTGATGGTTCGGCTGATGATGGTGCGGATGCCGCGGGCGTTGCTGAACTGAGCAGCGCTGCGGCGGGGGCGGGCAACTCTGTGGTGGGGGAGCACGAGGACTCGCTCGCGAGCATCGGTGCCCCGCGACGCACCCGCTTGCGGATGTCGGAGCAAGAGAAAGCGACCGACACCGTTTCTGACTTTCCGCCCGAGCCCATCGGTGCCGTACGCGTTCGCCTACTGACCGACATGACGTGCGCTGACCTTCGCGGACCAACGGCCTGCGAAGTCTTGAATCCCGACGAAGTGCAAGTTGCTCTCAACAAGCTCGGGCCCGATCCTCTAGTCGACGACAACGGCGAAGCGGAAGAACGCTTTGTCGCTACCGTGCGAAAAAAGCAGACCGCTATTGGCCTGCTGCTCATGGATCAGTCCGTCGTCAGCGGCATCGGCAACGTCTACCGGGCCGAGATTTTGTTCCGCGCCCGCCTCGACCCGCACACTCCGGGCAAACTCATTCCCGAAGAACTCGTTCGCGAACTGTGGCGGGATTGGGCAACGCTGCTCGAAATCGGTGTGCGAACCGGGCAGATGATGACCATGGAAGGTCTCACTGGCGACGACTACACAGCGGCGCTCGCCAACCGCGCCGACCGCCACTGGGTGTATCACCGCGAAGGACTCCCGTGCCGCGTGTG
Coding sequences:
- a CDS encoding ribose-5-phosphate isomerase, with the protein product MRIHIATDHAGLEFSATLQQHLTDAGHEVIDHGPAQYDALDDYPGFCIAAARGVAADQTADVDALGVVFGGSGNGEQIAANKVKGIRAALVWNDSTAALARQHNDANVISIGARQHTVDEATRFIDLFIAEPFSGDERHARRIAQLAEYETTGAIAAHPFDN
- a CDS encoding Fpg/Nei family DNA glycosylase; amino-acid sequence: MPEGHSVHRIARQFALHFVGKTVAVSSPQGRFAAGAERIDGLRMLSAKAVGKQMFLEFEHDRWLRVHLGLYGAWDFAGNFTADATTASAAGRMGQTNQHGTVVDGSADDGADAAGVAELSSAAAGAGNSVVGEHEDSLASIGAPRRTRLRMSEQEKATDTVSDFPPEPIGAVRVRLLTDMTCADLRGPTACEVLNPDEVQVALNKLGPDPLVDDNGEAEERFVATVRKKQTAIGLLLMDQSVVSGIGNVYRAEILFRARLDPHTPGKLIPEELVRELWRDWATLLEIGVRTGQMMTMEGLTGDDYTAALANRADRHWVYHREGLPCRVCGTNIAMELASARKLYWCPSCQAPLGG
- the pepN gene encoding aminopeptidase N; translated protein: MPGENLTRVEAQERKAIVNVDSYEIALDLTTGPETFKSSTTVRFTATAGASTFIDSITRTVDSVTLNGTALDVAAVNDGVRIQLDNLAENNVLEVVADAEYTNTGEGLHRFVDPVDEEVYLYSQFEVPDSRRVFAVFEQPDLKATFQFTVTAPARWAMISNSPTPEPVVDGENATWEFPPTQIMSSYITAIVAGPYAEVRDELTSSDGRVIPLGIFTRASLSEHLDADYIFEKTKQGFEFFEKHFQYPYPFEKYDQMFVPEFNAGAMENAGAVTFTETYVFRSKVTDAIKERRVVTILHELAHMWFGDLVTMKWWNDLWLNESFAEWASTIATAEATEWTEAWTTFQAMEKSWAYKQDQLPSTHPVYASINDLDDVLVNFDGITYAKGGSILKQLVAWVGLEAFMAGVAAYFKKHAFGNTELKDLLVELEKTSGRELMEWSKLWLETAGVNTLRPDVVTAEDGTVESFAIVQTAAEDYPTIRPHRLAIGYYSLQDGKLVRHHRVEIDVEGERTEVPELVGTKRPDLILINDDDLAYAKIRLDDSSLAVAMKHLSDITDPLARAIVWGAAWDAARDAETPASDYVALVLGNIASETESTTIRTTLAQLVLVAKQYVAPERRAATIEKIGDTLWGLAQSAEAGSDAQFQFVKYFANVASTEQHVTVLRALLSGSTTLEGLEIDTDLSWELLEGLVLNGAAGDAEVDEALAKDKTANGQQAAARARATITTEAGKQAAFDSLVKSDKAPNAIVRNVTMGYTHVNDPAVLEAFVAPYFEAINDVWNNRSYAIAETVLRGLYPAPLANQGLVDATNAWLEANPDVPALRRIIVENLAGVERALVVQARDNS